A window of Pirellula sp. SH-Sr6A contains these coding sequences:
- a CDS encoding M20/M25/M40 family metallo-hydrolase, which translates to MRILAYKRLLCGIATLGITAPVFSASAQDITKREAEGQNVATPADFDPASRTQETLLRLIDEGKNRNQTMAHLRYLCEEIGPRLTGSTRLERACHWAADRFRAFGLQNVALKPWGEIPVRFDRGECKGRIVTPVVREMEFTAKAWSVGTEGPKQGPVVREPQSPEELDSVADRLEGAWILRPAGAKPSIVVDRLNHAGIAGFISTATAEIVNTGGVKGVTQLKMADIPPIPTVTIRRSDYDAINSRIMDGEKIVVEFDLKHTLVEGPFPVYNTVAEIPGSTMPEEIVIISAHLDSWDGPGSQGTVDNGTGSAVTIEAARILTAIGAKPKRTIRFILWSGEEQGLLGSKAYVQQLTEVERKRISAVFVDDSGTNQQASLTCVEPMAAMLREAILPMNFAFPHAPIKLNVAPRMPRGGASDHSPFNAVGVPGFFWGKSGTAVYRHAWHTQNDRMDQAVPEYLTKNSTVSAIAALVLADANTLLPRAPVPAEENRRQELPTPGRPPQLDDPSNLDGD; encoded by the coding sequence ATGCGTATCCTTGCCTACAAAAGGTTATTGTGTGGCATTGCCACTCTCGGCATCACCGCCCCGGTCTTTTCGGCATCCGCACAAGACATCACGAAACGGGAGGCCGAAGGGCAAAATGTCGCGACGCCAGCGGATTTCGATCCCGCGTCTCGAACCCAGGAGACGTTGCTTCGACTGATAGACGAAGGGAAGAACCGCAATCAAACCATGGCACATCTTCGCTATCTCTGTGAAGAAATAGGACCTCGGTTAACGGGTTCTACCCGTTTGGAACGTGCTTGCCATTGGGCTGCAGATCGGTTTCGAGCCTTCGGATTACAAAATGTTGCACTAAAGCCATGGGGCGAGATTCCTGTTCGCTTCGATCGAGGTGAATGCAAAGGAAGAATCGTCACGCCCGTTGTCAGGGAAATGGAGTTCACTGCAAAGGCTTGGTCGGTAGGAACAGAAGGTCCGAAACAAGGTCCGGTCGTCCGCGAACCACAGTCCCCGGAAGAGCTTGATTCGGTCGCAGACCGTCTGGAGGGAGCATGGATATTGCGCCCGGCAGGAGCCAAACCTTCAATCGTTGTGGATCGATTGAACCATGCAGGTATCGCAGGATTTATTTCCACCGCGACTGCAGAGATCGTCAATACAGGCGGCGTTAAGGGAGTAACCCAGCTAAAGATGGCGGACATACCCCCGATCCCGACAGTAACCATTCGCCGATCGGACTACGATGCGATCAACAGCCGAATCATGGATGGAGAAAAAATTGTCGTCGAATTTGACTTGAAACATACCCTCGTCGAAGGCCCCTTCCCGGTTTACAACACCGTCGCCGAGATTCCAGGATCGACCATGCCGGAAGAAATTGTCATCATCTCCGCACATCTCGATAGCTGGGACGGACCGGGATCCCAAGGAACAGTCGACAATGGAACAGGGTCCGCTGTGACCATCGAAGCGGCTCGTATCCTGACTGCGATCGGTGCGAAACCCAAGAGGACCATCCGATTCATCCTTTGGTCCGGAGAGGAGCAGGGACTGCTCGGCTCGAAGGCATACGTACAACAATTGACAGAGGTAGAGCGTAAGCGGATTTCAGCGGTGTTTGTCGATGACAGTGGCACCAATCAGCAAGCCTCGTTGACGTGCGTCGAACCGATGGCCGCGATGCTCAGAGAAGCGATCCTACCGATGAACTTCGCGTTTCCCCATGCACCCATCAAACTGAATGTCGCCCCCCGAATGCCTCGCGGAGGTGCTAGCGACCACAGCCCTTTCAATGCGGTTGGCGTACCAGGTTTCTTCTGGGGCAAATCGGGGACAGCCGTTTATCGTCACGCTTGGCATACGCAGAACGATAGAATGGATCAAGCCGTACCAGAGTACTTAACGAAGAACTCCACCGTCTCCGCAATTGCAGCCCTCGTTCTCGCAGATGCCAACACGCTCCTGCCTCGAGCCCCCGTTCCTGCCGAAGAGAATCGTCGGCAGGAACTCCCAACCCCTGGTAGACCGCCACAACTGGACGATCCCTCCAACTTGGATGGCGACTAA
- a CDS encoding DUF1559 domain-containing protein — translation MKSTRRVGFTLVELLVVIAIIGILVGLLLPAVQAAREAARRMQCSNNLKQLGLAMHNYHSAFNKLPFSASPQLGAVGTRQRGVSWIVRIMPYIEQNNVYSGLEFVGDFTMQDGPTPVTNFNLLNNLRVPGLECPSSPLPKTQNYTTHSNGSVTLQMINYVGIAGSYWRGGSTTVASTDPQTNIYGIAVHNGMLTPIGTNSRAASFASASDGTSNTMMIGEQSDYFYDANLNKIDRRSCGWRGGAWGNGAGAGNWTQNVTTVRYPIGTFGGSGNSNPYDVNVALTGAHTGGLNVALADGSIQFLSETIEFAVQTALADRGDGTPIGEL, via the coding sequence ATGAAGTCCACGAGACGTGTGGGATTTACCTTGGTGGAGCTCTTGGTTGTCATCGCGATTATTGGCATTTTGGTGGGTCTGTTGCTACCTGCCGTCCAAGCGGCGCGGGAAGCGGCGAGACGGATGCAATGCTCAAACAATCTCAAGCAGCTGGGGCTTGCGATGCACAATTACCATTCCGCATTCAACAAGCTGCCGTTTTCGGCATCCCCACAACTGGGGGCTGTAGGGACTAGACAGCGCGGGGTGTCTTGGATTGTCCGTATCATGCCTTACATCGAGCAAAACAACGTTTACAGCGGGCTCGAGTTCGTAGGAGATTTCACGATGCAGGATGGCCCTACCCCTGTGACCAACTTCAATTTACTCAACAACCTTCGAGTACCAGGATTGGAATGTCCGTCGAGTCCTCTTCCCAAAACACAGAATTACACCACGCATTCGAACGGTTCGGTCACTCTGCAGATGATCAACTATGTTGGTATCGCAGGTTCCTACTGGCGAGGAGGATCAACCACTGTGGCGTCGACCGATCCACAGACGAACATCTACGGGATCGCTGTTCACAACGGCATGCTTACTCCGATCGGTACAAACAGTCGTGCGGCTAGTTTTGCGAGTGCATCGGATGGAACGAGTAATACGATGATGATCGGTGAGCAAAGCGATTACTTTTACGACGCGAACCTAAACAAGATCGATCGCCGAAGCTGCGGTTGGAGAGGTGGCGCTTGGGGGAACGGGGCAGGAGCTGGCAACTGGACCCAAAACGTAACCACCGTTCGATACCCAATCGGCACGTTTGGCGGCTCAGGGAACAGCAATCCTTATGACGTCAACGTTGCGCTCACGGGTGCCCATACCGGTGGTCTCAATGTCGCACTGGCGGATGGATCGATTCAATTCCTATCCGAAACAATCGAGTTCGCGGTTCAAACTGCATTGGCAGATCGTGGTGACGGCACTCCGATCGGAGAGTTGTAA
- a CDS encoding calcium/sodium antiporter, with the protein MFVAILLFLVGLVVLVFGAELVVRGASKVAAFLKVTPMVIGLTIVSVGTSAPELAVGTIAGLQGNGGLAVGNIAGTNVLNLLFIMGLSAAIYPLLLHGQVFQLELPAIVFSAGLMTTLAWDGVLSFWDGLLMLSFGVAYTVSLILVTRRASRASQADFNEEYSVDEVPKIARKRQGFWYFSVLVVGIILTVAGAEVLVRGAVELATIFGVSTTTIGLTIVAMGTSAPELVTTILSTIKGDRDVAVGNLIGSSIYNILIILSIPCMLAPGGLPVERSLLWFDIPLMAAVAIGAVPIFVTGRRISRWEGALGVAIYLAYLYWLINVRK; encoded by the coding sequence GTGTTTGTAGCCATCCTTTTATTTTTAGTCGGGCTCGTGGTACTCGTCTTTGGAGCAGAGCTCGTCGTTCGCGGTGCGTCGAAAGTTGCTGCTTTCCTCAAAGTTACTCCGATGGTGATCGGCCTGACGATCGTGTCGGTGGGGACCAGCGCTCCGGAGTTAGCGGTTGGAACGATTGCAGGTTTACAAGGAAATGGAGGGCTGGCGGTCGGCAATATCGCAGGAACCAATGTTCTCAACTTGCTTTTTATTATGGGGCTTAGCGCCGCCATCTACCCCTTGCTGCTCCATGGCCAGGTCTTTCAACTGGAACTCCCCGCGATCGTATTTTCGGCAGGCCTCATGACAACCCTTGCTTGGGATGGCGTCTTGTCGTTTTGGGACGGACTGCTGATGCTTTCGTTTGGAGTGGCTTACACCGTTTCATTGATTCTCGTTACACGCAGGGCGTCACGAGCCTCGCAAGCGGACTTCAATGAAGAATACAGCGTTGACGAGGTTCCCAAGATCGCACGGAAACGCCAGGGGTTTTGGTACTTTTCGGTGCTTGTTGTGGGAATCATTCTCACTGTGGCAGGAGCGGAGGTGCTGGTGCGAGGTGCTGTCGAGTTGGCGACGATTTTTGGCGTTTCGACTACAACCATCGGGCTCACCATCGTCGCGATGGGGACGTCGGCTCCGGAGTTGGTGACCACGATTCTCTCCACGATCAAGGGGGATAGGGATGTCGCCGTGGGGAACTTGATCGGCAGCAGTATCTACAACATCCTCATCATCCTGAGCATCCCCTGCATGCTCGCGCCCGGAGGACTGCCGGTTGAACGCTCTCTCCTTTGGTTCGATATTCCGTTAATGGCGGCGGTCGCGATCGGCGCAGTCCCGATCTTTGTGACAGGTCGGCGTATTTCTCGATGGGAAGGCGCGTTGGGAGTCGCTATCTACCTGGCCTATCTCTATTGGCTCATCAACGTACGCAAATAG
- a CDS encoding universal stress protein yields the protein MKVLLAIDGSPSSCAAIQELYRIPLAPKSEVRVIIVDAPLDDGLFRSKSLGAYDDLIRQQRAEVMQKLQDATQLVKAHPSKVNVTSALLEGHVKETIVDEASRYGANLIVVGSHGYGPIHRFFLGSVSQYVAHNAPCSVLIVKTSKLSPD from the coding sequence ATGAAAGTCCTACTCGCCATCGACGGTTCGCCTAGCAGTTGTGCCGCGATCCAAGAACTTTACCGTATTCCGCTCGCTCCGAAGAGTGAAGTGCGCGTCATTATTGTCGACGCTCCTCTCGACGACGGATTGTTCCGTTCCAAGTCGCTGGGTGCTTACGATGATCTCATTCGGCAGCAGCGTGCGGAAGTGATGCAAAAGCTTCAGGATGCGACCCAGTTGGTGAAAGCGCATCCTTCCAAGGTGAACGTTACAAGCGCCTTGCTCGAGGGACACGTGAAAGAAACGATTGTCGATGAAGCCAGTCGATACGGAGCGAACTTGATCGTCGTGGGCTCCCACGGTTACGGCCCTATCCATCGATTTTTTTTGGGATCGGTGTCTCAGTATGTGGCTCACAATGCTCCTTGCTCGGTGTTGATCGTGAAGACCAGCAAATTGTCGCCAGACTAA